A genomic segment from Glycine max cultivar Williams 82 chromosome 1, Glycine_max_v4.0, whole genome shotgun sequence encodes:
- the LOC100816888 gene encoding aldehyde oxidase GLOX, producing MEASSPHSLTMQNPSAYLSCFLILLIILFPTHARADLPGTWELLVPDAGIASMHTAVTRFNTVVLLDRTNIGPSRKLLPKGHCRSDKNDAVLKLDCYAHSVHLDLATNQIRPLKILTDTWCSSGQFLPDGTLLQTGGDLDGLKKIRKFSPCDDASCDWEELNDVVLAEGRWYATNQILPDGSVIIIGGRGSNTVEFFPPKQNVAVSFPFLSETEDTQMDNLYPYVHLLPNGHLFVFANTRSVMYDFNRHVIVKEYPKLQGGPRNYPSAGSSAMLALEGDYSKAEIVVCGGAQYGAFLMRSTDTPAHGSCGRILAMEEKPRWVMEDMPFGRIMGDMVMLPNGDVLIINGAMSGTQGFEMASDPCLNPVLYRPDQPVGLRFMVLNPGTVPRMYHATANLLPDARVLLAGSNPHVLYRFNDVEFPTELRVEAFSPEYLSADRANLRPVIEEVPETVRFGGKFDVVVSVALPVVGIVEVNLASAPFATHSFSQGQRLVKLAVSSAVPDGGDGRYRIGVTAPPSGAVAPPGYYMAFAVNQGVPSVAKWIHVS from the coding sequence ATGGAAGCTTCATCACCTCACTCTCTCACCATGCAGAACCCCTCTGCTTACCTGTCATGCTTTCTTATCCTCTTGATCATTCTTTTCCCAACCCACGCACGTGCCGACCTCCCCGGCACGTGGGAGCTTCTCGTCCCGGACGCCGGCATCGCCTCCATGCACACCGCCGTCACGCGGTTCAACACGGTGGTCCTCCTAGACCGCACCAACATAGGCCCGTCCCGAAAACTCCTCCCAAAAGGCCACTGCCGGTCGGACAAAAACGACGCCGTCCTGAAGCTCGACTGCTACGCCCACTCCGTCCACCTCGACCTTGCCACCAACCAAATCCGCCCTTTAAAAATCCTCACCGACACCTGGTGCTCCTCCGGCCAGTTCCTCCCCGACGGCACCCTCCTCCAGACCGGCGGCGACCTCGACGGCCTCAAAAAGATCCGCAAATTCTCCCCGTGCGACGACGCTTCGTGTGATTGGGAAGAGCTCAACGACGTCGTATTGGCCGAGGGCCGATGGTACGCCACCAACCAGATCCTCCCTGACGGTTCTGTCATCATAATCGGCGGACGCGGCTCCAACACTGTCGAATTCTTCCCACCCAAACAAAACGTCGCCGTTTCGTTCCCTTTCTTATCCGAAACGGAAGACACGCAAATGGATAACCTTTACCCCTACGTCCACCTTCTCCCAAACGGTCACCTTTTTGTTTTCGCTAACACAAGATCGGTCATGTACGATTTCAACCGCCACGTCATCGTTAAGGAATACCCTAAATTACAAGGTGGCCCGAGAAACTACCCTTCCGCAGGGTCATCAGCGATGTTAGCTTTAGAAGGAGACTATTCTAAAGCTGAGATTGTGGTTTGTGGGGGTGCACAATACGGAGCGTTTTTGATGCGGAGTACTGACACCCCGGCGCACGGTAGCTGCGGCCGCATTTTAGCGATGGAAGAGAAACCCAGATGGGTAATGGAAGACATGCCGTTTGGGAGGATTATGGGGGATATGGTGATGCTGCCAAACGGCGACGTTTTGATTATTAATGGAGCGATGTCGGGGACTCAGGGTTTTGAGATGGCGAGTGATCCGTGTTTGAACCCGGTTCTGTACCGGCCCGACCAACCGGTCGGGTTGCGGTTCATGGTTTTGAACCCCGGGACGGTTCCGAGGATGTACCACGCGACAGCGAATCTGTTACCTGATGCGAGGGTTTTGCTTGCGGGGAGTAACCCCCATGTTCTGTACCGGTTCAATGACGTGGAGTTTCCGACCGAGTTGCGGGTTGAAGCGTTCTCGCCCGAGTATTTGTCTGCGGACCGAGCCAATCTTAGACCGGTTATTGAGGAGGTGCCCGAAACGGTGCGTTTTGGTGGGAAGTTTGATGTGGTGGTTTCGGTTGCTTTGCCTGTGGTGGGGATTGTGGAAGTGAATTTGGCAAGTGCGCCTTTTGCCACGCACTCGTTCTCGCAGGGTCAACGTTTGGTCAAACTGGCTGTTTCCTCTGCTGTGCCTGACGGCGGTGACGGCAGGTATCGAATTGGGGTAACAGCTCCGCCGAGTGGGGCGGTGGCGCCGCCGGGGTACTACATGGCATTTGCGGTGAACCAGGGAGTGCCCAGTGTTGCAAAGTGGATTCACGTGTCGTAA